A single Oryza brachyantha chromosome 8, ObraRS2, whole genome shotgun sequence DNA region contains:
- the LOC121055187 gene encoding zinc finger protein 346-like isoform X1, producing the protein MEFMYRAGDDRSRSPPPPPVDASSGSALEIPASEDGHGGDSTLVPCRPDSPMAAAAGGDELRRRAKKEKIRERILREEAEEWELEAEVRRELMGQIFALLGSSRNAATPCASPPAATTTALQAVAKANASASAVTLPAKRKNPATASAATSSKRCKPDLTCAACGITATGEKAMEEHLRGKGHKKKAAALALSAPQEPAGQEEAAEDAAPTSTMQLASDGGYTPTKLSMLTSAGVVYEVLQMDGYLLCEECNVRTADRVTMMCHLEGGKHVSKAMKLKHQTAGKPPAPAFPEKVEVESKPHAMAVKSKAPGSFLVCDACNVKAPSVSVMQSHLAGRKHRSNAAAKAKSEAAISVAGEADKKLEVQETGGMAVEDVASNVDDDVSDAPGGEKATKIARPAPVDVLDPMYCKVRTTSASDMRIHLVGRRHKNKSKLQEGKTAAAAAAMPMAKAKSEAAASIKEQGAAQRASAAATPLPARRRDAADADASMAPTEAKQPAMTRHDGAPSAAGDVEAAAEPNSATTAAAATGQQLKIQVEGRMFVVLRQANGALLCAPCGVHCSGKTDMVFHLYTREHWDKCGARGREVEEEKKPAAAVSPLHDGGD; encoded by the exons ATGGAGTTCATGtaccgcgccggcgacgaccgcagccggtcccctccgccgcccccggTGGACGCGAGCTCTGGATCCGCCCTTGAGATCCCGGCCAGCGAAG ACGGCCATGGAGGCGATTCGACCCTGGTGCCATGCCGGCCTGATTCtccgatggcggcggcagcgggcggtgacgagctgcggcggcgggcgaagAAGGAGAAGATAAGGGAGCGGATActccgggaggaggcggaggaatGGGAGCTCGAGGCGGAGGTCCGGCGGGAGCTCATGGGGCAGATCTTTGCGTTGCTGGGATCTTCTAGGAATGCTGCAACGCCGtgcgcgtcgccgcccgctgcaACGACGACTGCACTGCAG GCCGTCGCGAAGGCGAACGCATCAGCATCGGCGGTCACCTTGCCGGCCAAGAGGAAGAACCcagccaccgcctccgcggcgACCAGCAGCAAAAGGTGCAAGCCTGACCTGACCTGCGCCGCGTGCGGCAtcacggcgaccggcgagaAGGCCATGGAGGAACATCTCAGGGGGAAGGGACATAAGAAGAAGGCGGCCGCGCTCGCGCTGTCCGCGCCGCAGGAGCCGGCCGGGCAAgaagaggcggcggaggatgcggcgccgacgtcgacgaTGCAGCTGGCTTCGGACGGCGGCTACACACCGACGAAGCTGAGCATGCTGACGAGCGCCGGCGTCGTGTACGAGGTGTTGCAGATGGACGGCTACCTCCTCTGCGAGGAGTGCAACGTGAGGACGGCCGACCGCGTCACCATGATGTGCCACCTCGAGGGTGGCAAGCACGTCTCCAAGGCCATGAAGCTCAAGCACCAAACCGCCGGAAAGCCACCGGCGCCTGCCTTTCCCGAGAAGGTGGAGGTTGAAAGCAAACCGCACGCCATGGCCGTGAAGTCCAAGGCGCCGGGCAGCTTCCTTGTGTGCGATGCTTGCAACGTGAAGGCGCCGTCGGTGAGCGTCATGCAGTCCCACCTCGCCGGAAGGAAGCACAGGTCCAATGccgcggcgaaggcgaagtCGGAGGCTGCCATTTCCGTGGCCGGCGAAGCTGACAAGAAACTCGAGGTGCAAGAGACGGGAGGCATGGCAGTGGAAGACGTCGCCAGcaacgtcgacgacgacgtcagCGATGCTCCGGGAGGAGAGAAAGCAACGAAGATTGCTCGTCCTGCCCCCGTTGATGTCTTGGATCCGATGTACTGCAAAGTGAGGACGACGTCGGCGAGCGACATGAGGATTCACCTCGTCGGAAGGAGGCACAAGAACAAATCGAAGCTTCAAGAAGGTaagacagcggcggcggcggcggccatgccgATGGCCAAGGCCAAGTCagaggccgccgcctccatcaAAGAACAGGGAGCAGCACAGAGAGCatctgcggcggcgacgccacTGCCTGCGCGGCGACGTGACGCTGCAGACGCCGATGCCTCCATGGCGCCCACGGAAGCCAAGCAACCTGCAATGACCAGACACGACGGTGCACCatcggccgccggcgatgtcGAGGCGGCCGCCGAACCCAACAGCGCCACCACCGCGGCGGCTGCCACCGGCCAGCAGCTGAAGATCCAGGTAGAGGGGAGGATGTTCGTGGTGCTGCGTCAGGCGAACGGCGCGCTGCTGTGCGCGCCCTGCGGCGTGCACTGCTCCGGCAAGACTGACATGGTGTTTCATCTCTACACCAGGGAGCACTGGGACAAGTGCGGCGCGCGTGGGCgtgaggtggaggaggagaagaagccggcggcggccgtgtcTCCTctgcacgacggcggcgattaG
- the LOC121055187 gene encoding zinc finger protein 346-like isoform X2, whose product MEFMYRAGDDRSRSPPPPPVDASSGSALEIPASEDGHGGDSTLVPCRPDSPMAAAAGGDELRRRAKKEKIRERILREEAEEWELEAEVRRELMGQIFALLGSSRNAATPCASPPAATTTALQAVAKANASASAVTLPAKRKNPATASAATSSKRCKPDLTCAACGITATGEKAMEEHLRGKGHKKKAAALALSAPQEPAGQEEAAEDAAPTSTMQLASDGGYTPTKLSMLTSAGVVYEVLQMDGYLLCEECNVRTADRVTMMCHLEGGKHVSKAMKLKHQTAGKPPAPAFPEKVEVESKPHAMAVKSKAPGSFLVCDACNVKAPSVSVMQSHLAGRKHRSNAAAKAKSEAAISVAGEADKKLEVQETGGMAVEDVASNVDDDVSDAPGGEKATKIARPAPVDVLDPMYCKVRTTSASDMRIHLVGRRHKNKSKLQEGKTAAAAAAMPMAKAKSEAAASIKEQGAAQRASAAATPLPARRRDAADADASMAPTEAKQPAMTRHDGAPSAAGDVEAAAEPNSATTAAAATGQQLKIQGALGQVRRAWA is encoded by the exons ATGGAGTTCATGtaccgcgccggcgacgaccgcagccggtcccctccgccgcccccggTGGACGCGAGCTCTGGATCCGCCCTTGAGATCCCGGCCAGCGAAG ACGGCCATGGAGGCGATTCGACCCTGGTGCCATGCCGGCCTGATTCtccgatggcggcggcagcgggcggtgacgagctgcggcggcgggcgaagAAGGAGAAGATAAGGGAGCGGATActccgggaggaggcggaggaatGGGAGCTCGAGGCGGAGGTCCGGCGGGAGCTCATGGGGCAGATCTTTGCGTTGCTGGGATCTTCTAGGAATGCTGCAACGCCGtgcgcgtcgccgcccgctgcaACGACGACTGCACTGCAG GCCGTCGCGAAGGCGAACGCATCAGCATCGGCGGTCACCTTGCCGGCCAAGAGGAAGAACCcagccaccgcctccgcggcgACCAGCAGCAAAAGGTGCAAGCCTGACCTGACCTGCGCCGCGTGCGGCAtcacggcgaccggcgagaAGGCCATGGAGGAACATCTCAGGGGGAAGGGACATAAGAAGAAGGCGGCCGCGCTCGCGCTGTCCGCGCCGCAGGAGCCGGCCGGGCAAgaagaggcggcggaggatgcggcgccgacgtcgacgaTGCAGCTGGCTTCGGACGGCGGCTACACACCGACGAAGCTGAGCATGCTGACGAGCGCCGGCGTCGTGTACGAGGTGTTGCAGATGGACGGCTACCTCCTCTGCGAGGAGTGCAACGTGAGGACGGCCGACCGCGTCACCATGATGTGCCACCTCGAGGGTGGCAAGCACGTCTCCAAGGCCATGAAGCTCAAGCACCAAACCGCCGGAAAGCCACCGGCGCCTGCCTTTCCCGAGAAGGTGGAGGTTGAAAGCAAACCGCACGCCATGGCCGTGAAGTCCAAGGCGCCGGGCAGCTTCCTTGTGTGCGATGCTTGCAACGTGAAGGCGCCGTCGGTGAGCGTCATGCAGTCCCACCTCGCCGGAAGGAAGCACAGGTCCAATGccgcggcgaaggcgaagtCGGAGGCTGCCATTTCCGTGGCCGGCGAAGCTGACAAGAAACTCGAGGTGCAAGAGACGGGAGGCATGGCAGTGGAAGACGTCGCCAGcaacgtcgacgacgacgtcagCGATGCTCCGGGAGGAGAGAAAGCAACGAAGATTGCTCGTCCTGCCCCCGTTGATGTCTTGGATCCGATGTACTGCAAAGTGAGGACGACGTCGGCGAGCGACATGAGGATTCACCTCGTCGGAAGGAGGCACAAGAACAAATCGAAGCTTCAAGAAGGTaagacagcggcggcggcggcggccatgccgATGGCCAAGGCCAAGTCagaggccgccgcctccatcaAAGAACAGGGAGCAGCACAGAGAGCatctgcggcggcgacgccacTGCCTGCGCGGCGACGTGACGCTGCAGACGCCGATGCCTCCATGGCGCCCACGGAAGCCAAGCAACCTGCAATGACCAGACACGACGGTGCACCatcggccgccggcgatgtcGAGGCGGCCGCCGAACCCAACAGCGCCACCACCGCGGCGGCTGCCACCGGCCAGCAGCTGAAGATCCAG GGAGCACTGGGACAAGTGCGGCGCGCGTGGGCgtga